The following coding sequences are from one Microbulbifer sp. TB1203 window:
- a CDS encoding efflux RND transporter periplasmic adaptor subunit, whose product MNYRNRIAPLALLSAVVGLGTMLGAWKYGALQQAEAASATQPEPMETVTAVTAEQREQRPTTTAVGTVLALRSISLRNELAGAVRRVNLTPGAIVEAGTPLVTLDVSVEEAELAAHRAEAQLAETVYRRLTRLRKTGATSQDEVDRAKAELDVARAEIRRAEAVIERKTIRAPFRARVGLADVHPGQYLSEGTLLTTLQGVGDGVHVDFTVAQQVAEQLREGDTLEILSGISAQPTEARVVALDARIDPETRNAAVRARIDGAERMPAPGASVQVRVPVGPARLAVTVPVSALRRGPEGDQVFVIERDAEGNSRAHLRRVQAGTVLGDSVVVEGGLEAGEAVAAAGSFKLYDGALVAIADAQLASN is encoded by the coding sequence ATGAATTATCGCAACCGCATCGCGCCGCTGGCCCTGTTGAGTGCAGTTGTCGGCCTTGGGACCATGCTCGGCGCCTGGAAGTACGGCGCCCTGCAACAGGCCGAGGCGGCTTCCGCAACCCAGCCCGAACCGATGGAAACCGTAACCGCGGTAACCGCTGAACAGCGCGAACAGCGGCCCACCACCACCGCCGTCGGCACCGTGCTGGCGCTGCGCTCCATCAGCTTGCGCAACGAGCTGGCAGGCGCGGTGCGCCGGGTGAACCTGACCCCGGGTGCCATCGTCGAGGCCGGCACTCCCCTGGTGACGCTCGACGTGTCTGTTGAAGAGGCCGAACTGGCGGCGCACCGGGCCGAGGCCCAATTGGCCGAAACCGTGTACCGACGCCTGACGCGACTGCGCAAAACCGGGGCCACCTCCCAGGACGAAGTGGATCGCGCCAAGGCCGAGCTGGACGTGGCCCGGGCCGAAATCCGCCGCGCCGAGGCGGTTATCGAACGCAAGACCATTCGCGCTCCCTTTCGCGCCCGGGTCGGTCTCGCCGACGTGCACCCGGGCCAGTACCTGAGCGAGGGCACACTGCTGACCACGCTGCAGGGTGTGGGCGACGGCGTGCACGTGGACTTCACCGTGGCCCAGCAGGTGGCGGAACAACTGCGCGAGGGAGACACGCTGGAAATCCTCTCCGGTATTTCCGCGCAGCCGACCGAGGCCAGGGTCGTCGCCCTGGACGCGCGCATCGATCCCGAAACGCGCAACGCCGCGGTGCGCGCACGCATCGACGGCGCCGAGCGGATGCCCGCACCAGGCGCTTCAGTGCAGGTGCGGGTACCCGTAGGGCCCGCCCGCCTGGCAGTCACGGTCCCGGTGAGCGCCCTGCGCCGCGGGCCGGAGGGCGACCAGGTGTTCGTGATCGAGCGGGACGCCGAAGGCAACAGCCGCGCCCACCTGCGCCGGGTTCAAGCGGGCACCGTGCTGGGTGACAGCGTGGTGGTCGAGGGCGGCCTGGAGGCAGGCGAAGCCGTCGCGGCGGCGGGTTCCTTCAAGCTGTACGACGGCGCGCTGGTGGCAATCGCGGACGCCCAGTTGGCCAGCAACTGA
- a CDS encoding TetR/AcrR family transcriptional regulator gives MCAAKTESAASESRRPARDRIFEAAKDLFYRYGIRAVGVESIAAEADATKMTLYRNFNSKDELVAECLRDHDREFWEWWDSVLAPHADEPKAQLMALMEAFSRDCEECLRGCPMNNAVVELHEEGHPGRAVIVENKIQIRERLLALCREIGARDPEILADAFYLLIEGAYISQLTLKGEDGPAKTLPRIGETLIAAETGK, from the coding sequence ATGTGCGCTGCCAAAACTGAATCCGCCGCTTCCGAAAGCCGCCGTCCGGCGCGGGATCGCATCTTCGAGGCGGCCAAGGATCTTTTTTACCGCTACGGCATCCGCGCGGTGGGCGTGGAGAGCATCGCCGCCGAAGCCGATGCCACCAAGATGACGCTATATCGCAATTTCAACTCCAAGGATGAGCTGGTTGCGGAGTGCTTGCGCGATCACGACCGCGAGTTCTGGGAGTGGTGGGACAGTGTGCTGGCTCCCCATGCCGATGAACCAAAGGCGCAGCTTATGGCGTTAATGGAGGCGTTCAGCCGCGATTGCGAGGAGTGCTTGCGCGGCTGTCCGATGAACAATGCGGTGGTCGAGCTACACGAGGAGGGCCACCCCGGGCGCGCGGTGATCGTGGAGAACAAAATCCAGATTCGCGAACGCCTACTCGCCCTGTGTCGGGAAATAGGCGCGCGCGATCCCGAAATCCTGGCGGACGCCTTCTACCTGCTTATCGAAGGCGCTTATATTTCCCAGCTCACCCTGAAGGGCGAAGACGGGCCCGCCAAGACCCTGCCCCGTATCGGGGAGACGCTTATCGCGGCCGAGACTGGGAAGTAA
- a CDS encoding alpha-amylase family glycosyl hydrolase: protein MSGNDTEWWRNSVIYQIYPRSFCDANGDGIGDLPGISRKLDYVQSLGVDAIWISPFFKSPMVDFGYDVSDYRDVDPLFGSLADFDQLIVAAHSRGLKVIIDQILSHTSDRHPWFEESRASRDNPKADWYVWADAKADGTPPNNWVSNFGGCSWHWCTRRRQYYLANFLKEQPDLNLHNPQVQEQLLSDLKFWLEHGVDGFRLDAVNHLFHHQSLRDNPARPLQLDEKGLPPVNHYQYQWHVYDKSQPENLDFLHRVRQLMDQFPGTVTMGEVGDDNTHKIMAEYTTGDRLNMAYSFDLLTEESSAEFLRNTLEKNRDVIEKGWPCWSISNHDVPRSITRWNKGFNAEQALARAPLFLLMQLTLRGSVCLYQGEELGLPEAEIAFEDLVDPYGINLWPEFKGRDGCRTPMPWFNSGEINAGFSKVKPWLPVPEEHHRKAVSLQQDDAHSTLNQFRALIDWHRQLPPELATAQQEVVDTQNDLLVFCRRAGNGEFLVALNLGKDEETFDLPVEFADAEDITPALFAGERRDGKLVLPLAGARVLHRKKN, encoded by the coding sequence ATGAGTGGCAACGACACAGAGTGGTGGCGCAACAGCGTCATTTACCAGATCTACCCCCGCAGCTTCTGCGACGCCAACGGCGACGGCATCGGCGATCTGCCGGGCATTAGCCGCAAGCTGGACTATGTGCAGTCCCTGGGTGTGGACGCTATCTGGATATCGCCGTTCTTCAAATCGCCGATGGTGGACTTCGGTTACGACGTTTCCGACTATCGCGACGTGGACCCTCTGTTCGGCTCCCTGGCGGATTTCGACCAACTGATCGTGGCCGCCCACAGCCGCGGCCTCAAGGTGATCATCGACCAGATTCTCAGCCACACCTCCGACCGGCACCCCTGGTTCGAGGAGAGCCGCGCCAGCCGTGACAACCCCAAGGCCGACTGGTACGTATGGGCCGATGCCAAGGCCGACGGCACCCCGCCGAATAATTGGGTCTCCAATTTCGGCGGCTGCTCCTGGCACTGGTGTACCCGCCGCCGCCAGTACTACCTGGCCAATTTCCTGAAAGAACAACCGGACCTGAATCTGCACAACCCGCAGGTACAGGAGCAACTGCTGTCAGACCTGAAATTCTGGCTCGAACACGGCGTGGACGGCTTCCGGCTCGATGCGGTGAACCATCTTTTCCACCACCAGTCGCTGCGCGACAATCCGGCGCGCCCGCTCCAGTTGGACGAAAAAGGCCTGCCGCCGGTCAATCATTATCAGTACCAGTGGCACGTATATGACAAGTCGCAGCCGGAAAACCTCGACTTCCTGCACCGCGTCCGCCAGTTGATGGATCAGTTTCCCGGCACTGTCACCATGGGCGAAGTGGGCGACGACAACACCCACAAGATCATGGCCGAATACACCACCGGTGATCGCCTGAACATGGCCTATTCCTTCGACCTGCTGACCGAAGAGAGCAGTGCCGAATTCCTGCGCAATACGCTGGAGAAAAACCGCGACGTGATCGAAAAAGGCTGGCCCTGCTGGTCCATCAGCAACCACGACGTGCCCCGCTCCATCACCCGCTGGAACAAGGGCTTCAATGCGGAGCAGGCCCTGGCGCGCGCGCCGCTGTTCCTGCTGATGCAGCTGACCCTGCGCGGCAGCGTGTGCCTGTACCAGGGCGAGGAACTGGGCCTGCCGGAAGCGGAAATCGCCTTCGAGGACCTGGTGGACCCCTATGGCATCAATTTATGGCCGGAATTCAAGGGCCGCGACGGCTGCCGCACCCCCATGCCCTGGTTCAACAGCGGCGAGATCAACGCCGGCTTCTCCAAAGTGAAACCCTGGTTGCCGGTACCGGAAGAACACCACCGCAAGGCGGTGAGCCTGCAGCAGGACGATGCCCACTCCACCCTGAACCAGTTCCGCGCGCTGATCGATTGGCACAGGCAGCTGCCGCCGGAACTGGCCACCGCGCAACAGGAAGTAGTGGATACGCAAAACGATCTGCTGGTGTTCTGCCGCCGCGCCGGAAACGGGGAATTCCTGGTGGCGCTGAACCTGGGCAAAGACGAAGAGACTTTTGACCTGCCGGTGGAATTTGCCGATGCGGAAGATATCACTCCGGCGCTGTTTGCCGGCGAGCGCCGGGACGGGAAACTGGTATTGCCGCTGGCGGGTGCGCGGGTGCTGCACCGCAAAAAGAACTGA